The nucleotide window TCGCAGCCGTCGATTTCTGCCTACGATCTGCGCCGGGCGCTGGCTCACCATTTATTGGAAAGCGGTTGCTCGGTGCAATTAATGCAGCAACAATTGAGATTAGTCCGCCAACAAAATGAAATCGATCATGGTGGGGACAACAGCCATAGGGACCAGGCGGCAATGCAGCTTCTATTCAGAGAAATTTTCTCGCCAAGAGTGCTGGGTCAAAAGCATCACCCGGATTTTGTTTCGGAGCCTGCTGCTGTTTATCGTATTGCCAGCTGATGCGCTGCAGGAACGCGGTTAAAATAGCTGATGGTGCGTGCAAACACATCACGGCGATACAACTCCAGCTCATTCACCACGTGGTGGCGAACCTTAGCCATGTATTGCACCTGAGTTCCGATAAACAGCTTTTCCAACACCGGCACGTTGTATTCCCAATCCACCGTCTGATCGCATTTACCCTGGATAATCAGCAGAGGAAACCGAACCGGAGCATGACGTCCCAGATAGGGAATCCATTTTTTTAACGCCCCCACCCAATGGGCAGACAAGTAACGGGGCTGCAGCGGATCCTGATTGCGGACGAATTCCAGAAAAGCCTCGTCGTTGGAACTCTCACCAAATTTACGTTTTACAAACCGGCTGAACGGACTAACGAGGGTATGCAGTTTGCTGTTCCAGAACCAGTTTACCGGCCTTATCAGGGGAGCGTAAAAAACCGCTTTCTCGAACGGGATGCGTTCTTCCTGCCCTTCGAACTGAACCAAATATTCCGCTACGATGGCGCAGCCAGTGCTTTGTGCCACCACTTGCCAGGGAGACGGTAGCTGTTGATTACCACATAACTGTAATACTTTTTTGAATACCGGTTGATACTGCCGGAATGAGGATATTGCCGCACGGGAGCCGGATGATAAACCGTGCCCGGGCAGATCAAATGCCACCACCGCGCACTGGTTCTTGAGCAATGCCTTGATCAGATGGTTGTATATTCCCACGTGATCATAATATCCATGCACCACGAACACCGTCGCTTTGGCGCGCATCGGGATAAAGGTGTGCAACACAATATCGAAACCCGCCACATGAGTTTTACCCATGTAAGCAGACACACCGGTATATTGATTTTCAAAATCTATTTTGTAGAAACGCCGATATTCCTGTAATGCAGGATGAAACGGCCGCTCGTCTTGCAAAGAGAAGTCCGGCAGCTTTTGGCGTAATTCAACGGGTATTAACTTCAAGGCAATAACAGGGCAGATGGGTGATGTTTACAGTCTAGTGTCATTTGTACGACAGGGCCAGAGCCTCATAGCCACTATGAGACTCCGGGCCAGTTAAATCAGGCAGCGATTATTTCACTTCCTGATCCAGTTCACCTTTATCGTATTTGGTGAACATGACTTCCAGGGACATCGGCTTGATTTTGCTGGCATTTCCCGCTGTACCAAAGGCTTCATAACGGTCAATACAGATATCACGCATCGCACCGACGGTTTCTTTCAGATATTTACGGGGATCAAATTCCGCCGGATTAGCCGCCATAAAGCGACGAATCGCACCGGTTGACGCCAGACGCAGATCGGTGTCGATATTCACTTTGCGTACACCAAACTTAATGGCTTCTACAATCTCTTCCACCGGCACACCGTATGTTTCACCAATGTCGCCGCCGAATTCATTGATCACCTTGAGCCATTCCTGAGGCACTGAAGAAGATCCGTGCATAACCAGATGACAGTTTGGAATGCGCTTGTGAATTTCTTTGATCTGACCGATTGCCAGAATATCGCCTGTAGGCGGACGGGTAAATTTGTACGCGCCATGAGATGTGCCGATGGCTATCGCCAGGGCATCCACACCCGTGTCTTTAACGAATTGTGCGGCTTCTTCCGGATCGGTCAGTAGCTGAGAATGATCCAGCACACCCTCTGCACCAACGCCGTCTTCTTCACCGGCCATACCGGTTTCCAGAGAAC belongs to Ketobacter sp. MCCC 1A13808 and includes:
- a CDS encoding alpha/beta hydrolase; this translates as MKLIPVELRQKLPDFSLQDERPFHPALQEYRRFYKIDFENQYTGVSAYMGKTHVAGFDIVLHTFIPMRAKATVFVVHGYYDHVGIYNHLIKALLKNQCAVVAFDLPGHGLSSGSRAAISSFRQYQPVFKKVLQLCGNQQLPSPWQVVAQSTGCAIVAEYLVQFEGQEERIPFEKAVFYAPLIRPVNWFWNSKLHTLVSPFSRFVKRKFGESSNDEAFLEFVRNQDPLQPRYLSAHWVGALKKWIPYLGRHAPVRFPLLIIQGKCDQTVDWEYNVPVLEKLFIGTQVQYMAKVRHHVVNELELYRRDVFARTISYFNRVPAAHQLAIR
- the fba gene encoding class II fructose-bisphosphate aldolase (catalyzes the reversible aldol condensation of dihydroxyacetonephosphate and glyceraldehyde 3-phosphate in the Calvin cycle, glycolysis, and/or gluconeogenesis) is translated as MALISMRQLLDHAAEFGYGVPAFNVNNLEQMRAIMEAADKTDSPVIVQASAGARKYAGAPFLRHLILAAVEEFPHIPVVMHQDHGTSPAICQRSIQLGFSSVMMDGSLGTDGKTPMDYDYNAGVTREVVKMAHACGVSVEGEIGCLGSLETGMAGEEDGVGAEGVLDHSQLLTDPEEAAQFVKDTGVDALAIAIGTSHGAYKFTRPPTGDILAIGQIKEIHKRIPNCHLVMHGSSSVPQEWLKVINEFGGDIGETYGVPVEEIVEAIKFGVRKVNIDTDLRLASTGAIRRFMAANPAEFDPRKYLKETVGAMRDICIDRYEAFGTAGNASKIKPMSLEVMFTKYDKGELDQEVK